The sequence TTTTTGGTTATTTCAAGACCTATCCCCGAAGAAGCTCCTGTAACTATAGCTGTCTTCATTATTATCTTCCTTTCAAATGTATATTTTTTCCTTTGTCACATACTTATTTACCTTATTATAAACAAAGTTTATCATCTGTTCAGTATGTTCTTTAGTATAGCTACATACCCCATTTTTACATTCAAAGGGATAAGCTAATAGCATAGAATTTGTTCTCTCTTTTTTAATCCTCTTTAAATAATCCTTCGATACTCTGAAAACTCCAATGCTAATATCATGTATTTGTTCAACAGGAACAACATCAAAAGTCTTATCTATACATTTACTATAATGCTTTCTCCATTCCTTTATATACAATAGTGGGTCAAAACACAATCGCACTTTCCATCCTTTATCCATTGCACTACGAACACTTTTAAGTCTATTATCTAAAGAAGGAGTTCCCTTCTCATATTGAACTATAACCTTGTCGGGTGAAATTGTCCATGCTAAAATAACGTTATTTAATGGTTTTATATGGCTTATTGCATTAAAATTAGCACTCTTCGTTCTAAGCTCAAGCTTTAAGTCTGAATGTTTGCTTGCAAATTCCATCCATTTTGATGTATAAGAGGTCAACCCTTCAAAGGCTAATAAATCAGTCTCATAGGAAATACTAAGATATACAGGATGCTTTTCAAGTAATTTTTCTATTTCATTAAAAATGTCTTCAATATTTACAAAAACTACAACGTTAGCCGATGAATACATCCCCTGCAAATAACAATATTCACAGTTATATATGCAATTCATTATAGAAGAAGTGTAATAAAAATGCTGGTTACCGAAGTCTTCACAAACTTCTGCTCCTTTATATACTAAATTATCTTCCTTAACAGCTAATATTAATTTAGGGCTATTTTTTTGTAGTACAAAGCTTTGATGTCCCCTAGAAAATACATCTTTATAGTGGTCTATTTCTATCTTAATAGCATCTTTAAATTTAGACAAAATTTCCTTTGTATTTAGATAATCCTTAGCCTTTTTTTCAATATAAATGTGAGAAAAACTAGAATTCCATAAGTTGTTCTTTAAGCTTTGCAAAATAACTCTTCCCTTCTCTTTTAGACTCACATTTTAGTGATATTAATGGTTTAACTACTTCTAATAAGTTACCTTCCCTGATTTTATACATCTTAGCTAATTGTATTAATTGATGATTCATTGTAGTCGATAACTTTAGATTTTCACTTATTTGTTGAAGTACATTCTTTTCTTCATCTGTAAGGATACTTCTTTTAGGTGTTATAGCTTTATGTCTACTTAATATCCACCTAATAATGATATCTGTATTTTTGTTAACAATGTGTTCTACTTCTTCAGGTTTTATATTATCAGGCTCTAAAAAATCAGATACTATTTTTATACAATTTATTTGATGTGGTGGCAAAAAAGTTGATGCTGCCTCGTACGCTGCTGCTCCCTCCATATCTACTAAATCACCTTTAACATCTTCTAACATATCCTTTGTAACTACTTTAGAAAAACTCTCTAATACTCCTTCTTTAAATGGATGTCTAAATAACATATCAGGATAAAAAATTTTCTTGGAATCATGATTTATAATTTTATGACATAAAAATACTTCACCTGATTTTATCTCTTTATCGGTGGAACCACATACTCCAACGTTTATAAACAAATCAGTAGAGTTTGCATTATATTTTGTAAGCAGATATGTTGTGGCAATTGAAGATGCCATCACCCCTACCCCACTTATAATGAGTGCTACTTCATTATTTTTAAATACTTGAAATCTTTTTATGTCATTATCTCTTTTTAATGCTAATTTTGAAATAAAAGGTTTAGCTTCATAGTACATTGCTACCGTTATATATATCATAAATTTCACCTTCTTAATTGGATGTGTTAAATCGTAAACTACTCACTATTGAGAATACTTCAAATATTGTTATTTGTCTAGGGTCAAAAAGCAGCAAAGCTGCTTTTTAGAGAACAGTTTACTAGAAACAGTGGACAGGAAAGACAATGTGCTGGAAGACGTAAAAAATAAGAACAATGTCGACTTCGTCGATTTGTTAGTTAGTAGTTCGTTGTTAGTAGTTTTAAAATCATATTTTATCCACAATTTTAATCTGTTGATAATTATAGAGTAAAATGGTGAATTTGAGGTAACTCTCTTCCGCCACCTCCTCATCAAATCGTACGTGAGATTCTTTCTCATACGGCTTTTAACTAGTAGCAAGACGTTTTAATCCCATACCATTTATCATTTTGGCTATCTTATAATATTCCTTCTTCCATGCTTTTTCAAGTATATCCATTCGATATACCTTGTCGTATAAGGCATGAAATCTTCTTGTCTTACTTGCCTTGACTGATAAGTATAGTTTTATTTGAAATTCTCGAACTTTATCTATGGTGTTGTTAGTCCTTTGGACATTCACTCGCTCTTACCTCCTTATAAAACACTAGCTAAGTAGGGCACCTTTCCTAGAATAGGTTTTGTTATCCTATTCATTATAGGTACTATGTCCCCCTCCGACTCCCTCTCTGCTAGATTGTAATTTCACCTATTGGCTTATATACATCTACTTTTACAGCTATCGCTGTGCAGAGTAAGGCCTCCCCAGTTCCGTAATTTACTTTCGATACATACCAATCTCCGTACACTGGAGGATTCTTCTGTGTTGTAATCCAAGTTCTCCACACATTCCATGGACTTCGTCCTATAGAAAGGGCCTTGCCACCCTCTTCTCTCCCCTAACGGGGTTTTTCTAACATTGCTGCAGGATTCACTTTATGTTACGGTCTGCATCTTTGCTAGCACCACAAAGGTACATTTTCGAAACACTTCAACACCATCATCTCTGATGGCACTGGTCTTATAGCTACTAGGCTCCTTGGCAACTACCTAGACTGGACTTTCACCAGTAAGCAAATTACAGCTTTACTGGGCACGCTCCTACTTAATATAAATAAAGTGGCCGCATTGCGGCCACTTTATTTATATTAGTTTTTCGATGGAAAGTTAACCCATTAATACTTTTACTCTATGTTCTTTTCCATCTTTGAAATCTGGAAGCACATTGTTTTCTATTAATTTTCCATCTACATATATTTCCTTTATTCCTCTATTTACATGAGCACTATTATTAACATTTATTAAATAAGTTGCACCTCTAAACTGTCTTCTATAAGTAAATCCATCCCATTCTTTTGGAATACTTGGGTCAATTAACAATCCCTCATAGGTCGGTCTTACTCCTAAAATCCAATGAGTTGCTACACGATGTA comes from Caldisalinibacter kiritimatiensis and encodes:
- a CDS encoding SPL family radical SAM protein; protein product: MQSLKNNLWNSSFSHIYIEKKAKDYLNTKEILSKFKDAIKIEIDHYKDVFSRGHQSFVLQKNSPKLILAVKEDNLVYKGAEVCEDFGNQHFYYTSSIMNCIYNCEYCYLQGMYSSANVVVFVNIEDIFNEIEKLLEKHPVYLSISYETDLLAFEGLTSYTSKWMEFASKHSDLKLELRTKSANFNAISHIKPLNNVILAWTISPDKVIVQYEKGTPSLDNRLKSVRSAMDKGWKVRLCFDPLLYIKEWRKHYSKCIDKTFDVVPVEQIHDISIGVFRVSKDYLKRIKKERTNSMLLAYPFECKNGVCSYTKEHTEQMINFVYNKVNKYVTKEKIYI